A stretch of Deinococcus cellulosilyticus NBRC 106333 = KACC 11606 DNA encodes these proteins:
- a CDS encoding M1 family metallopeptidase, whose translation MKRLLSLLLLLSPAAFAQDALFPAYGNEKLDVVRYDLDLRIDPVQNVLQGSAAVRVKLASGLREVDLDLSGRLSVSKVTVGGQEVAFSQSNDRLHIGPLKSLSREVTLNISYSGMPRGIADPSAPDWDLGWTQAGNSTYVVSEPVGSFTWFPVNDFVPDKALYTFKVTVPKPYVAVANGLLTETVNGTTETTYVWDNKKPMAAYLATVNVGQFELQQLQTSKGLPVLNYFAPGTSQKAKDTLALAPQIMDYFESLIGPYPFEAAGGLVVGPDLPFALENQTRPIYGSSIAELEFVVAHEIAHQWFGNSVTPKTWRDMWLNEGFSSYFHALWVNHSITRIDALEIDMRQAYRDVQQRRDGSLTIETPEELFGEGVYDRGAVALHVLRKQVGDEKFFRTIRTYYRRYMHKTAGIEDFLRIAKTVTGQGALIDTWSQQWIYQEALPPYPGQ comes from the coding sequence GTGAAACGTTTGCTGTCCCTGCTCCTCCTGCTTTCTCCTGCTGCTTTTGCACAGGACGCCCTGTTTCCAGCGTATGGGAACGAAAAACTCGATGTGGTCCGTTACGATCTGGACCTGCGCATTGATCCTGTGCAGAATGTCCTGCAGGGGAGTGCTGCTGTGCGGGTCAAACTGGCATCTGGCCTCAGAGAAGTGGACCTTGATCTTTCGGGTCGCCTCTCGGTTTCGAAGGTGACGGTCGGAGGGCAGGAGGTGGCCTTCTCCCAGAGCAATGACAGGCTGCACATCGGGCCCCTCAAGTCCCTGTCCAGGGAAGTCACCCTCAACATCAGCTATTCCGGCATGCCCAGAGGCATCGCTGACCCTTCTGCCCCCGACTGGGATCTGGGCTGGACGCAGGCAGGAAACAGCACCTATGTGGTCAGTGAACCGGTGGGCTCGTTCACCTGGTTTCCGGTGAATGACTTCGTTCCAGACAAGGCGCTGTACACCTTCAAGGTGACCGTTCCGAAGCCTTATGTGGCCGTGGCAAACGGCCTGCTCACTGAAACAGTGAATGGGACAACCGAAACCACCTATGTGTGGGACAACAAGAAGCCCATGGCAGCTTATCTGGCAACAGTGAATGTGGGACAGTTTGAGCTGCAACAGCTGCAAACCTCAAAAGGCCTTCCGGTCCTGAACTACTTTGCTCCTGGAACCTCCCAGAAGGCAAAAGATACCCTTGCCCTTGCTCCGCAGATCATGGATTACTTCGAAAGCCTGATCGGTCCCTATCCTTTTGAGGCCGCAGGAGGTCTGGTGGTGGGTCCCGATCTGCCCTTCGCCCTGGAAAACCAGACCCGTCCCATTTATGGTTCCAGCATTGCAGAACTGGAATTCGTGGTGGCCCACGAAATTGCCCACCAGTGGTTCGGGAACAGCGTGACCCCGAAAACCTGGAGGGACATGTGGCTCAATGAAGGCTTCTCCTCCTACTTCCATGCCCTGTGGGTGAACCACAGCATCACCAGGATTGATGCCCTGGAAATTGACATGCGGCAGGCCTACCGGGATGTACAGCAACGCAGGGATGGCTCCCTGACCATCGAAACCCCAGAAGAACTCTTCGGGGAAGGGGTCTATGACCGGGGGGCGGTGGCCCTGCATGTGCTCAGGAAGCAGGTGGGAGACGAAAAGTTCTTCCGCACCATCCGCACCTATTACCGCCGTTACATGCACAAAACCGCTGGCATCGAAGACTTCCTGCGCATCGCAAAGACCGTCACAGGTCAGGGTGCCCTGATCGACACCTGGAGCCAGCAGTGGATCTATCAGGAGGCATTGCCCCCTTACCCCGGGCAGTAA